A window from Citrus sinensis cultivar Valencia sweet orange chromosome 3, DVS_A1.0, whole genome shotgun sequence encodes these proteins:
- the LOC102617662 gene encoding probable acyl-activating enzyme 17, peroxisomal, translated as MATCNYKALDCITSYDIEALGIPSKLAEQLHEKLAEIVNTHGAATPATWQNITTHILSPDLPFSFHQLLYYGCYKDFGPDPPAWIPDPEAAKVTNVGKLLETRGEEFLGSGYKDPISSFSNFQEFSVSNPEVYWKTVLNEMSTSFSVPPQCILRENPNGENHLSNPGGQWLPGAFVNPAKNCLSVNSKRSLDDIVIRWCDEGDGGLPVKSMTLKELRAEVWLVAYALNALGLDKGSAIAIDMPMNVNSVVIYLAIVLAGYIVVSIADSFASLEISARLRISKAKAIFTQDLIIRGDKSIPLYSRVIDAQAPLAIVIPAKGSSFSMKLRDGDISWLDFLERVRKLKENEFAAVEQPVEAFTNILFSSGTTGEPKAIPWTNATPFKAAADAWCHMDIRKADIVAWPTNLGWMMGPWLVYASLLNGASVALYNGSPLGSGFAKFVQDAKVTMLGVVPSIVRTWKSTNCIDGYDWSSIRCFGSTGEASNVDEYLWLMGRALYKPVIEYCGGTEIGGGFITGSLLQAQSLAAFSTPAMGCKLFILGNDGCPIPQNVPGMGELALSPLIFGASSTLLNANHYDVYFSGMPSWNGQILRRHGDVFERTSGGYYRAHGRADDTMNLGGIKVSSVEIERICNAVDSNVLETAAIGVPPPDGGPEHLTIVVVFKDSNYRPPDLNQLRMSFNSAVQKKLNPLFKVSHVVPLPSLPRTATNKVMRRVLRKQLAQLDQNSKL; from the exons atggcaacTTGCAATTACAAAGCACTTGACTGCATCACCAGCTACGACATTGAAGCTCTGGGGATACCTTCAAAGCTTGCAGAGCAGCTTCATGAAAAGCTCGCCGAGATCGTTAACACTCACGGGGCTGCCACTCCCGCCACGTGGCAGAACATCACTACCCACATCCTCAGCCCTGACCTTCCCTTCTCCTTTCATCAGCTGTTGTACTACGGTTGCTATAAAGACTTTGGACCCGACCCGCCAGCTTGGATACCCGACcc GGAGGCTGCAAAGGTAACAAATGTTGGAAAATTATTAGAGACGCGTGGAGAAGAGTTTTTGGGTTCAGGTTACAAGGATCCCATATCGAGTTTTTCCAATTTTCAGGAATTTTCTGTCTCAAATCCTGAG GTGTATTGGAAAACTGTCTTGAATGAAATGAGTACATCATTTTCGGTACCTCCTCAATGTATTTTACGAGAGAATCCAAATGGGGAAAATCACTTGTCAAACCCGGGTGGGCAATGGCTTCCTGGAGCATTTGTAAATCCAGCAAAAAATTGCTTGAGTGTAAATAGTAAAAGAAGTTTGGATGACATTGTAATAAGGTGGTGCGATGAAGGAGATGGCGGTCTGCCTGTGAAGAGCATGACACTTAAGGAATTGCGTGCTGAGGTTTG GTTAGTTGCATATGCACTCAATGCCCTGGGTTTGGACAAAGGATCTGCTATTGCAATTGATATGCCAATGAATGTCAATTCTGTGGTTATCTACCTAGCCATTGTTCTGGCAGGTTATATAGTTGTCTCTATCGCTGATAGTTTTGCATCACTTGAAATATCAGCGAGGCTTAGAATATCAAAAGCGAAAGCCATATTTACTCAG GATCTAATCATTCGCGGTGACAAAAGTATACCCTTGTACAG TAGAGTTATCGATGCCCAAGCTCCTTTGGCGATTGTTATTCCTGCCAAAGGTTCTAGCTTCAGCATGAAACTGCGTGATGGTGACATTTCTTGGCTCGATTTTCTGGAGAGAGTCAGGAAGTTAAA AGAGAATGAATTTGCAGCTGTGGAACAACCAGTGGAAGCATTTACAAACATCCTTTTCTCATCTGGAACCACAG GGGAACCAAAAGCAATTCCATGGACCAATGCAACGCCTTTTAAAGCTGCAGCAGATGCATGGTGCCACATGGATATTCGTAAAGCCGATATTGTTGCTTGGCCAACTAACCTTGGGTGGATGATGGGTCCTTGGTTGGTTTATGCATCATTGTTAAATGGAGCTTCCGTAGCTCTATATAATGGATCCCCCCTTGGTTCTGGCTTTGCTAAGTTTGTACAG GATGCTAAAGTAACAATGCTTGGTGTTGTCCCAAGTATTGTTCGCACATGGAAAAGTACAAACTGCATAGATGGCTATGATTGGTCTTCCATTCG GTGCTTTGGCTCCACTGGTGAAGCTTCTAATGTAGATGAGTACTTATGGCTGATGGGGAGAGCCCTATACAAGCCTGTTATCGAATACTGTGGTGGTACAGAGATTGGTGGTGGATTTATCACCGGATCGTTATTGCAGGCTCAGTCACTGGCTGCTTTCAGTACACCAGCTATGGGCTGCAAGTTGTTTATTCTTGGGAATGATGGTTGTCCTATT CCTCAAAATGTGCCGGGGATGGGTGAGTTGGCACTCAGTCCACTTATATTTGGTGCTTCAAGTACGCTGCTGAATGCCAACCACTATGATGTCTACTTTAGTGGAATGCCTTCCTGGAATGGACAG ATTCTTAGGAGGCATGGGGATGTCTTTGAGCGCACTTCTGGAGGGTATTATCGTGCACATGGTCGTGCAGATGATACTATGAACCTTGGGGGAATCAAG GTTAGTTCAGTTGAGATTGAGCGCATCTGTAATGCAGTTGATAGCAATGTGCTTGAAACAGCAGCCATTGGTGTGCCACCACCTGATGGTGGACCTGAGCATCTTACAATAGTTGTTGTATTCAAGGATTCCAATTACAggccaccagatttgaatcaACTGAGGATGTCTTTCAATTCAGCAGTGCAAAAGAAACTAAATCCTCTGTTCAAG GTCTCACATGTTGTTCCCCTTCCATCCCTTCCAAGAACAGCAACAAATAAGGTTATGAGAAGGGTCTTGCGGAAGCAATTAGCTCAACTTGATCAAAATTCTAAACTATGA
- the LOC102617062 gene encoding calcium sensing receptor, chloroplastic has protein sequence MAVVMAIRSSATAKLSVPASPSVASAPKAYSSKAQLKPNPVLLPTSTSFSLLALFNAPNEVKALTLDKDQIVSSLNEVEKTIDQVQEAGSSFLETTKKVLDAVGSALKPAVDAALPIVKQAGEEALKIASPAISDATKKAQEAIQSTGVDTEKVATAAKTVADAAQQISKVIGEAKPIAASTVETISSGDPVVIVGTAGALFIAYLLLPPIWSVISFSLRGYKGELTPAQSLDLITAQNHLMIDIRSEKDKDKAGIPRLPPSAKNRMVSIPLEELPSKLKGLVRNAKKVEAEIVALKISYLKRINKGSKIIIMDSYSDSAKIVARVLTSLGFKNCWIVADGFSGRRGWLQSRLGSDSYNFSFTEVLSPSRVIPAAARRFGTTSTKFLPSSD, from the exons ATGGCAGTGGTTATGGCAATCCGATCTTCAGCCACTGCTAAATTATCCGTTCCTGCATCTCCATCGGTTGCCTCGGCTCCTAAAGCTTACTCCTCGAAAGCTCAGTTGAAACCAAACCCTGTGTTGCTGCCAACATCAACAAGTTTTTCTCTCTTGGCTCTCTTCAATGCTCCAAATGAAGTTAAAGCTCTCACTCTTGACAAAGACCAGATTGTCTCATCCCTCAATGAG GTGGAGAAAACAATAGATCAAGTTCAGGAAGCGGGTTCAAGTTTCTTGGAGACTACAAAGAAAGTTCTTGATGCTGTAGGGAGTGCTTTGAAGCCAGCAGTTGATGCGGCATTGCCTATTGTAAAGCAAGCTGGAGAAGAGGCATTGAAGATTGCTTCTCCGGCTATTTCTGATGCTACAAAGAAAGCCCAAGAAGCAATTCAGAGCACTGGTGTTGATACAGAAAAAGTTGCCACTGCTGCCAAG ACAGTTGCAGATGCAGCACAACAGATCTCAAAAGTCATTGGAGAGGCCAAGCCTATAGCTGCATCAACTGTTGAAACTATCTCTTCAGGAGATCCTGTTGTGATTGTTGGAACTGCTGGAGCACTGTTTATTGCATACCTCCTCCTTCCTCCCATCTGGTCTGTGATTTCATTCAGTCTTCGTGGTTACAAAG GTGAACTTACTCCTGCTCAGTCACTTGATCTAATAACTGCACAAAATCACCTAATGATCGATATTCGATCAGAGAAGGACAAGGACAAAGCTGGTATTCCTCGTCTTCCTCCTAGTGCGAAGAACAGGATGGTTTCCATTCC TTTGGAAGAGCTACCCAGCAAGCTGAAAGGCCTTGTCAGAAATGCAAAGAAAGTAGAGGCTGAAATAGTAGCTCTGAAGATTTCATATCTCAAGAGAATTAACAAAGGCTCCAAAATCATAATCATGGACTC TTACTCAGATTCAGCAAAAATTGTTGCAAGAGTGCTAACAAGTCTTGGGTTCAAGAACTGCTGGATTGTAGCTGACGGTTTTTCTGGAAGAAGAGGGTGGCTACAGAGCCGACTTGGATCAGATTCATACAACTTTTCATTCACGGAGGTTCTTTCACCATCCAGAGTCATTCCTGCAGCAGCCAGACGTTTTGGTACAACCAGCACAAAGTTTCTTCCTAGTTCAGATTAA
- the LOC102617366 gene encoding putative disease resistance protein At1g50180: MAEFIVSLLIEKIATQLMEEAISFSRVRNQIEWIEGELKRMQCFLKDADAQQDSDERVRNWVADVRDVAYDTEDVIDSYIFKMAQKREKGLIRALFKGYPFVFFDEFSARRKVNKQISRIKMRIHDISSSRSTYGVKNIGRDGEGTSFAVDCLREKRRSYPHTSEEDIVGLGEDMMVLGNRVIHGGLRRSVISIIGMAGLGKTTLAKKMYQSSDVKKHFDCCAWAYVSQEYRKWEILQDLCKKVLGLGKADLDKMHMEDMKEELSNFLQERRFIIVLDDIWEKEAWDDLKAVFPDAKNGSRIIFTTRFKDVAVYADPGSPPYELCLLNEEDSCELLFKKAFAGGNAMSSLPPWSRELGKQIVKKCGGLPLAIVVLGGLLSSKEATYSEWLKVLQSVQWQLNLNPAKCMDILKLSYQDLPYYLKPCFLYIGLFPEDFEIAARKLILLWVAEGFVQPRGIEPLEDVAEDYLEELVGRSMVEPASRKSNGKIKTIRVHDLLRELAIAKAKEDQFLNIVRGDSNACFLAKARRLAIHFGIPSQTRKSSRVRSLLFFDISEPVGSILEEYKLLQVLDLEGVYMALIDSSIGNLIHLRYLDLRKTWLKMLPSSMGNLFNLQSLDLSSTLVDPIPLVIWKMQQLKHVYFSEFREMVVNPPADASLPNLQTLLGICICETSCVEQGLDKLLNLRELGLHGDLILHEEALCKWIYNLKGLQCLKMQSRITYTVDVTRTGYDGITNTTIPMFIDFSNHVHLYKLHLTGFLRQLSDVQNFPPNLTELSLQYCFLTEDPLKELEKLPNLRALKLKQSSYLGKEMVSSSGGFSQLQFLKLSNLFYLERWRIEEGAMCNLRRLEIIECMRLKIVPSGLWPLTTLSNLKLGYMPFEFDLMAQDRRGENWYKLEHVLPM, encoded by the coding sequence ATGGCTGAGTTCATAGTTTCCTTGCTGATTGAAAAGATTGCTACCCAACTGATGGAGGAAGCCATTTCCTTTTCAAGAGTACGCAACCAAATTGAATGGATTGAAGGTGAATTGAAGCGAATGCAATGCTTTCTTAAGGATGCAGATGCACAACAAGATAGTGATGAAAGAGTCAGAAACTGGGTAGCAGATGTCAGAGATGTTGCTTATGACACAGAGGATGTTATTGACAGCTACATCTTCAAAATGGcacaaaaaagagaaaagggaTTGATCAGAGCACTTTTCAAGGGGTACCCTTTTGTCTTCTTTGATGAATTCAGTGCTCGCCGTAAGGTTAACAAGCAGATAAGTAGGATCAAGATGAGAATTCATGACATTAGTAGCAGTAGGTCAACTTATGGTGTTAAAAATATTGGTAGAGATGGAGAAGGTACAAGTTTTGCGGTAGATTGTCTTCGAGAGAAGAGACGATCTTATCCTCATACTTCTGAGGAGGATATTGTTGGCTTGGGGGAAGACATGATGGTTTTGGGAAATAGAGTGATTCATGGGGGGTTGCGGCgttctgtaatttcaattattggcATGGCAGGTTTAGGCAAGACCACTCTTGCTAAGAAGATGTATCAGAGTAGTGATGTCAAGAAGCATTTTGATTGTTGTGCTTGGGCTTATGTCTCACAAGAATATAGAAAATGGGAGATTTTGCAGGATTTGTGTAAAAAAGTGTTGGGGCTTGGAAAGGCAGATTTGGATAAGATGCATATGGAGGATATGAAAGAAGAGTTGTCAAATTTTTTGCAAGAGAGGAGGTTTATCattgttttggatgatatttGGGAAAAAGAAGCTTGGGATGATCTGAAAGCAGTGTTTCCGGATGCGAAAAATGGaagtagaataatttttactacACGTTTCAAAGATGTTGCTGTATATGCTGATCCAGGGAGTCCCCCATATGAACTATGCCTTTTAAATGAGGAGGATAGTTGTGAATTGTTGTTCAAGAAAGCATTTGCCGGAGGCAATGCCATGTCAAGCCTACCTCCTTGGTCTAGAGAACTTGGCAAACAGATTGTGAAGAAATGTGGGGGCTTACCTCTTGCCATTGTGGTGTTGGGAGGTCTATTATCAAGTAAAGAAGCAACCTATAGTGAATGGCTCAAAGTTCTGCAGAGTGTTCAATGGCAGCTGAATCTAAATCCAGCAAAATGTATGGACATCTTGAAATTAAGTTATCAGGATTTGCCCTATTATTTGAAGCCATGTTTCCTTTATATTGGGCTCTTTCCAGAAGATTTTGAGATTGCTGCTAGAAAGTTAATCTTATTGTGGGTTGCTGAAGGGTTTGTGCAACCTAGAGGTATAGAACCGTTGGAGGATGTCGCTGAGGATTACTTGGAAGAGCTGGTAGGAAGGAGCATGGTTGAACCTGCAAGTAGGAAATCTAATGGAAAGATTAAGACAATTCGAGTACATGATCTTCTAAGGGAACTAGCCATTGCAAAAGCCAAGGAAGATCAATTTCTTAATATCGTCCGTGGAGATTCTAATGCCTGTTTCCTTGCAAAGGCTCGAAGACTTGCTATACATTTTGGGATTCCTTctcaaacaagaaaaagttCAAGAGTCCGTTCGTTGTTGTTCTTTGACATCAGTGAACCTGTTGGGTCAATATTGGAGGAATATAAACTTTTGCAAGTTCTTGATTTGGAGGGTGTTTACATGGCTTTGATCGATTCTTCTATAGGAAACCTCATTCATCTAAGGTACTTGGACTTGAGAAAAACTTGGTTAAAGATGCTTCCTTCTTCAATGGGCAATCTTTTCAATTTGCAAAGTCTAGACTTGAGTTCCACTTTGGTTGATCCAATCCCACTCGTGATTTGGAAGATGCAACAGTTGAAACATGTTTACTTCAGTGAGTTTCGAGAGATGGTAGTGAACCCACCTGCAGATGCTTCTCTGCCAAATCTCCAGACACTGCTCGGAATATGTATTTGTGAAACTAGTTGCGTAGAGCAAGGTTTGGACAAGTTGTTGAACCTCAGAGAGTTAGGATTACACGGTGACTTGATTTTACATGAAGAAGCATTATGCAAGTGGATTTATAACTTGAAGGGTCTCCAATGTTTGAAAATGCAATCAAGAATAACTTATACAGTTGATGTTACCAGAACTGGTTATGATGGTATTACTAACACTACCATTCCAATGTTCATTGACTTTTCAAATCATGTACATCTCTACAAGCTGCATTTAACTGGATTCTTAAGGCAGTTGTCTGATGTACAAAATTTTCCACCAAATCTAACTGAACTGTCCTTGCAATACTGTTTCTTGACGGAAGACCCCCTGAAAGAACTTGAGAAGCTACCAAATTTGAGAGCGTTGAAGTTGAAGCAATCATCATACTTGGGGAAAGAAATGGTCTCCTCTAGCGGAGGGTTTTCACAGCTCCAATTCTTGAAACTGTCTAACTTGTTTTATTTGGAGAGGTGGAGAATAGAGGAAGGAGCAATGTGCAATCTTAGGCGGCTGGAGATTATAGAGTGTATGCGATTGAAGATAGTTCCAAGTGGTTTGTGGCCATTAACTACTCTTAGCAATTTGAAGCTGGGGTACATGCCATTTGAATTTGATCTGATGGCCCAAGACCGCAGGGGAGAGAATTGGTACAAGTTAGAGCATGTCCTTCCAATGTAG